Proteins co-encoded in one Erinaceus europaeus chromosome 2, mEriEur2.1, whole genome shotgun sequence genomic window:
- the KLK12 gene encoding kallikrein-12 isoform X1, whose protein sequence is MEDPAGGAARIWRWSTMELSFFLFLCFIGLSHQDTEKVFNGTECAPHSQPWQVGLFEGTNLRCGGVLIDRRWVLTAAHCSGSRYWVRLGEHSLSRLDWTEKIRLSGFSITHPGYQGSQQNYNHDLRLLKLAIPIIPTRSVRPLALPRSCVPAGTECHISGWGTTNRPWSPYPDLLQCLNLSIVPTASCQAVYPGRITDNMLCAGGKAGADACQGDSGGPLVCGGVLQGLVSWGSVDPCGQPGIPGVYTKVCKYTDWIQKMMGTY, encoded by the exons ATGGaggaccctgcaggtggagcagcaag aattTGGAGGTGGTCCACCATGGAGCTCAGCTTCTTTTTGTTCCTGTGTTTCATTG GGCTCAGCCACCAGGACACAGAGAAGGTCTTTAACGGCACCGAGTGTGCGCCCCACTCACAGCCCTGGCAGGTGGGGCTGTTTGAGGGCACCAACCTGCGCTGTGGAGGTGTCCTCATCGACCGGCGCTGGGTTCTCACAGCTGCCCACTGCTCCGGCAG CAGGTACTGGGTGCGCCTGGGGGAACACAGCCTGAGTCGACTCGACTGGACAGAGAAGATCCGGCTCAGCGGCTTCTCCATCACCCATCCTGGCTACCAGGGGAGCCAGCAGAATTACAATCACGACCTCCGGCTTCTGAAACTGGCCATCCCTATCATCCCAACCCGCAGCGTCCGGCCCCTGGCCCTGCCCCGTAGCTGTGTCCCTGCTGGCACTGAGTGCCACATCTCAGGCTGGGGGACCACCAACCGACCCTGGA GCCCATACCCAGATCTGCTCCAATGTCTCAACCTCTCCATAGTCCCCACTGCCTCCTGCCAGGCGGTGTACCCCGGGAGAATCACTGACAACATGCTGTGTGCGGGCGGCAAGGCAGGTGCAGATGCATGCCAG GGTGACTCTGGGGGACCCCTGGTGTGCGGAGGGGTCCTCCAGGGGCTGgtgtcctggggctctgtggACCCCTGCGGCCAGCCAGGCATCCCTGGGGTCTACACCAAAGTCTGCAAATACACGGACTGGATCCAGAAAATGATGGGGACCTACTGA
- the KLK12 gene encoding kallikrein-12 isoform X2, translating to MEDPAGGAARIWRWSTMELSFFLFLCFIGLSHQDTEKVFNGTECAPHSQPWQVGLFEGTNLRCGGVLIDRRWVLTAAHCSGRYWVRLGEHSLSRLDWTEKIRLSGFSITHPGYQGSQQNYNHDLRLLKLAIPIIPTRSVRPLALPRSCVPAGTECHISGWGTTNRPWSPYPDLLQCLNLSIVPTASCQAVYPGRITDNMLCAGGKAGADACQGDSGGPLVCGGVLQGLVSWGSVDPCGQPGIPGVYTKVCKYTDWIQKMMGTY from the exons ATGGaggaccctgcaggtggagcagcaag aattTGGAGGTGGTCCACCATGGAGCTCAGCTTCTTTTTGTTCCTGTGTTTCATTG GGCTCAGCCACCAGGACACAGAGAAGGTCTTTAACGGCACCGAGTGTGCGCCCCACTCACAGCCCTGGCAGGTGGGGCTGTTTGAGGGCACCAACCTGCGCTGTGGAGGTGTCCTCATCGACCGGCGCTGGGTTCTCACAGCTGCCCACTGCTCCGGCAG GTACTGGGTGCGCCTGGGGGAACACAGCCTGAGTCGACTCGACTGGACAGAGAAGATCCGGCTCAGCGGCTTCTCCATCACCCATCCTGGCTACCAGGGGAGCCAGCAGAATTACAATCACGACCTCCGGCTTCTGAAACTGGCCATCCCTATCATCCCAACCCGCAGCGTCCGGCCCCTGGCCCTGCCCCGTAGCTGTGTCCCTGCTGGCACTGAGTGCCACATCTCAGGCTGGGGGACCACCAACCGACCCTGGA GCCCATACCCAGATCTGCTCCAATGTCTCAACCTCTCCATAGTCCCCACTGCCTCCTGCCAGGCGGTGTACCCCGGGAGAATCACTGACAACATGCTGTGTGCGGGCGGCAAGGCAGGTGCAGATGCATGCCAG GGTGACTCTGGGGGACCCCTGGTGTGCGGAGGGGTCCTCCAGGGGCTGgtgtcctggggctctgtggACCCCTGCGGCCAGCCAGGCATCCCTGGGGTCTACACCAAAGTCTGCAAATACACGGACTGGATCCAGAAAATGATGGGGACCTACTGA